Proteins encoded within one genomic window of Halomonas sp. YLGW01:
- the ybgF gene encoding tol-pal system protein YbgF, giving the protein MKDGLSRITLTTLGAGLCLALPPLTSAAPVVEDLSQGSGNFYQRAEVREESSGSLVLFNQVQDNQNEIKRLRGQIEELRYQLDQQRQLAQERYLDLEKRLEAGAGVAAADEATGEGPSGNTAANGGTEPGTSDEARASYQAAFAKVQARDFPAAISAFETFVADYPNSGLTANGHYWLGELYSAQTELEPASAAFDRVIQDFPQSSKVPDALYKLGLLRARQGKPEESRALLEQVRERFPESSAAGLANDFLNRSDS; this is encoded by the coding sequence ATGAAAGACGGTCTGTCGAGAATCACATTGACGACCCTGGGCGCCGGGCTCTGCCTGGCGCTGCCGCCGCTGACGAGCGCCGCGCCGGTGGTAGAGGACCTCTCGCAAGGCTCCGGCAACTTCTACCAGCGTGCCGAAGTGCGCGAGGAGTCCAGTGGCAGCCTGGTGCTGTTCAATCAGGTCCAGGACAACCAGAATGAAATCAAGCGGCTTCGAGGACAGATCGAAGAGCTTCGCTACCAGCTGGACCAGCAGCGCCAGCTCGCTCAGGAGCGCTACCTGGATCTCGAGAAGCGGCTGGAAGCGGGAGCCGGTGTCGCGGCGGCGGACGAGGCCACGGGCGAAGGACCGTCGGGCAACACCGCCGCCAACGGCGGTACGGAACCTGGCACCAGCGACGAGGCCCGCGCGTCCTACCAGGCGGCCTTCGCCAAGGTGCAGGCGCGTGACTTCCCGGCGGCCATCAGTGCCTTCGAGACCTTCGTTGCGGACTACCCGAACAGCGGCCTGACCGCCAATGGCCATTACTGGCTGGGCGAGTTGTATTCCGCCCAGACCGAGCTCGAACCGGCGTCGGCGGCCTTCGATCGGGTGATTCAGGACTTCCCACAGAGCAGCAAGGTGCCGGATGCCCTCTACAAGCTGGGGCTGCTGCGGGCGCGTCAGGGCAAACCCGAAGAGAGCCGGGCACTGCTCGAGCAGGTCCGTGAGAGATTCCCCGAGAGCAGTGCGGCGGGGCTGGCCAACGACTTCCTCAACCGTTCCGACAGCTGA
- the pal gene encoding peptidoglycan-associated lipoprotein Pal, translating to MQVTPYAKHLAAALSLVVMAGCSSTGGTQDGAMTGGDSATSGGGSTQGMSSSQVGSSSMGMRDGEQAGIPQVRTIYFDYDRDTIRNEFEPVMAAHAQYLRANPSASVVLQGHTDERGTREYNLALGERRANSVERFLTVQGVSPSQLEVVSYGEERPAVRGSSEDSYAQNRRVVFDY from the coding sequence ATGCAAGTTACCCCCTACGCCAAGCACCTCGCTGCCGCCCTGTCACTGGTCGTGATGGCCGGCTGTTCCAGCACCGGTGGTACCCAGGACGGGGCCATGACGGGTGGCGATTCCGCTACCAGCGGCGGCGGCTCGACTCAGGGCATGAGCTCGAGCCAGGTCGGCTCCAGTAGCATGGGCATGCGCGACGGCGAGCAGGCCGGCATTCCGCAGGTCCGCACCATCTATTTCGACTATGATCGCGATACCATTCGCAATGAGTTCGAGCCGGTCATGGCCGCACATGCCCAGTACCTGCGAGCCAATCCCAGCGCGTCCGTGGTGCTGCAGGGACACACGGACGAGCGCGGCACCCGTGAATACAACCTGGCACTTGGCGAGCGCCGGGCCAATTCCGTCGAACGTTTCCTGACGGTGCAGGGCGTGTCACCCTCGCAGCTCGAGGTGGTCAGCTACGGCGAAGAGCGTCCGGCCGTGCGCGGCAGCAGCGAAGACAGCTATGCCCAGAACCGCCGCGTGGTCTTCGACTACTGA